In Trifolium pratense cultivar HEN17-A07 linkage group LG7, ARS_RC_1.1, whole genome shotgun sequence, a genomic segment contains:
- the LOC123896432 gene encoding uncharacterized protein LOC123896432 yields the protein MTFGEKIVSDQDAAYDATTSAAHVDVCAPVVPDSPDKSVLPDNEKCTETTIPGDVTSQDKGETENVSDTRETSVIDVESLKSKGTPVTRAGITRRLRSSTGKGVATPSEATKATFGPKKQWSKVTVASENKKKTLKRKTISFSDSDYEEDQDAEASPAASSQKSAKRRRMPPNIPFVPIDNISFHCVENADRWKFVVKRRLAVERNISEEFLKCQDIMNLINEAGLIKTVYELGKCYEKLTRDFLVNIPADCDNPLSSEYLKVYM from the coding sequence ATGACATTTGGTGAGAAAATAGTTTCAGACCAAGATGCTGCatatgatgctacaacatctgcagcacatGTTGATGTTTGTGCTCCTGTAGTACCTGATTCACCAGACAAGTCTGTGCTTCCTGATAATGAGAAATGTACTGAAACCACCATCCCTGGTGATGTCACTAGTCAGGATAAGGGTGAAACTGAAAATGTGTCTGATACAAGAGAGACAAGTGTGATTGATGTTGAAAGTCTCAAATCCAAAGGTACTCCTGTGACAAGGGCTGGTATAACTAGAAGGCTGAGAAGTAGTACTGGAAAAGGTGTAGCCACTCCCTCTGAAGCCACCAAAGCTACATTTGGGCCTAAGAAACAGTGGAGCAAGGTCACTGTAGCTtctgaaaataaaaagaaaactttGAAGAGGAAGACTATTTCCTTTAGTGATTCTGACTATGAGGAGGACCAGGATGCTGAAGCATCTCCTGCAGCATCTTCTCAGAAATCTGCTAAGAGAAGAAGAATGCCCCCTAATATACCATTTGTACCAATTGATAATATCTCTTTTCACTGTGTTGAAAATGCTGACAGATGGAAATTTGTGGTTAAAAGAAGACTTGCTGTAGAGAGGAACATCAGTGAAGAATTCTTGAAGTGTCAAGATATTATGAATCTGATAAATGAAGCAGGGCTGATAAAGACTGTGTATGAGTTAGGAAAATGCTATGAGAAATTGACCAGAGATTTCTTGGTGAACATTCCAGCTGATTGTGATAATCCCTTAAGTTCTGAATACTTGAAGGTATATATGTAA
- the LOC123896433 gene encoding uncharacterized protein LOC123896433: MGLVHPYPALPNLETLALRNLFCLEEICHGPIPIHSFTKLKSVEVKGCHKLTNLLWYSLVRDLPQLLEIKISDCRMIKEVIVFQISEVDIEIKKIMFPKLRSLELEHLPSLISFCSIPLTADTQCIPVALIDQKVEMPHLELLKLCNIKSRKLWDDNLPGHSFIQNLTSLTIDKCVSIVYTFSSSVARDLLNLKHLGISNCQWLEEIFLSDGKLGTVSNSVVFPNLETLEISHMEHLKSLWHNELAPNSFCKLKKLKIRSCNKLSNVFPSYVLDKLQNLEKLTVTDCPVLEVEFETQSLQVEGGRQTRLEMQLGTLILENLPKLKHIWSGNPNESFKFQNLCILKVMHCESLNHVFPLSLAKELQHLQAIYIRVCGVESIVARDEMVDTSPKPILIFPELKSLRFRNLTQLQNFYPGLHTLDFPVLRDVDVFHCDKLVLFEPMSLNYQDNVTVDIIPLLSIEKVVSNTSKLILNCKDVTVLCNGQLNDEPIYTVKDLSLRCFHDVSGKFLSGFLQRFINLENLEVTCSSFTEVLLSESFGIGHSETTIKLRRLELRLLPNLKFICREGQLVLQNMEYLYVYVCSTLKNIFPSSVVFENLQKLKVSNCAGLENILKSSTATSLPKLRKLCIYGCEKIEEIVASDDENDASELAFMKLETQLLRKLPRLRSFCKGRHDFKFPLLNRLWVVDCPMMETFSNGVLNVPRLRRVHVHQQDWNEWHWNGDINTTIRKYVSKNGNV, from the exons ATGGGGTTGGTTCATCCTTATCCTGCTTTACCCAACTTAGAGACTTTGGCTCTTCGTAATCTATTTTGTTTGGAAGAAATATGCCATGGCCCAATTCCAATTCATTCTTTTACCAAACTAAAATCTGTTGAAGTCAAAGGTTGCCACAAGTTGACAAATCTGTTATGGTATTCCCTTGTCAGAGACCTTCCTCAACTTcttgaaataaaaatttctGATTGCAGAATGATTAAGGAAGtaatagtttttcaaatatctGAGGTTGATATtgaaatcaaaaaaattatgttcccCAAGTTGCGCTCTCTTGAACTTGAGCATTTGCCAAGTCTTATTAGTTTCTGTTCCATACCATTGACAGCTGATACACAGTGCATACCTGTGGCACTAATTGATCAAAAG GTTGAGATGCCTCACCTTGAACTCTTGAAGCTGTGTAATATCAAATCTAGGAAGTTGTGGGATGACAATCTTCCAGGTCATTCTTTCATTCAAAACTTGACGAGTTTGACAATTGACAAATGTGTTAGCATAGTGTATACATTCTCGTCCTCGGTGGCTAGAGATCTTTTAAACTTGAAGCATCTTGGGATTAGTAATTGCCAATGGCTGGAGGAGATATTTCTCTCAGATGGAAAGTTGGGCACTGTCTCCAACTCG GTTGTATTTCCAAACTTGGAGACATTGGAAATCTCCCACATGGAACACTTGAAGTCATTATGGCACAATGAACTAGCTCCAAATTCCTTCTGCAAactgaagaagttgaaaattCGATCCTGCAATAAACTATCAAATGTATTTCCATCTTATGTGCTTGATAAATTACAGAATCTGGAGAAACTGACTGTAACTGATTGTCCTGTGCTAGAAGTTGAATTCGAAACACAAAGTCTGCAAGTAGAAGGTGGTAGACAAACGAGGCTGGAAATGCAATTGGGAACTCTCATTTTGGAAAATTTACCAAAGCTAAAACACATATGGAGTGGGAATCCTAATGAAAGCTTCAAGTTTCAAAACCTTTGCATACTGAAAGTTATGCATTGCGAAAGCCTTAATCATGTTTTTCCCCTCTCTTTGGCTAAAGAGCTTCAGCATCTCCAAGCGATTTACATTAGAGTATGTGGTGTAGAAAGCATTGTAGCACGAGATGAAATGGTTGACACAAGTCCAAAACCGATACTGATTTTCCCAGAATTAAAATCTCTGAGGTTTCGAAATTTgacacaacttcaaaacttctaCCCTGGATTACATACCTTGGATTTTCCTGTTTTAAGAGATGTGGATGTGTTTCATTGTGACAAGCTCGTACTATTCGAGCCAATGTCTCTAAACTACCAAGACAATGTCACAGTTGATATAATACCGCTTCTCTCAATTGAAAAG GTTGTCTCGAATACAAGTAAGCTTATTCTGAATTGCAAGGATGTCACCGTGTTATGCAATGGTCAACTTAATGATGAGCCTATCTACACAGTAAAAGATCTTAGCCTACGATGTTTTCATGATGTGTCAGGCAAATTTCTATCTGGTTTCCTGCAAAGATTCATCAATCTTGAAAATCTTGAGGTGACATGTAGTTCTTTCACAGAGGTTTTGTTGAGTGAAAGCTTTGGCATTGGACATTCTGAAACAACTATCAAGTTGAGAAGACTAGAACTTCGGTTATTACCAAACCTCAAGTTTATATGTAGAGAGGGGCAGCTGGTTCTTCAAAATATGGAATATTTGTATGTATATGTATGCTCTACACTGAAGAATATATTTCCATCCTCAGTGGTATTTGAGAATTTACAGAAGTTGAAGGTGTCCAATTGTGCTGGAttggaaaatattttgaaatcatCAACAGCTACCAGTTTACCAAAACTTAGAAAATTATGCATATATGGTTGTGAAAAGATAGAAGAAATAGTTGCAAGTGATGATGAGAATGATGCTTCTGAGCTAGCTTTTATGAAGTTGGAGACTCAGTTGTTGAGAAAGTTACCAAGGCTAAGAAGTTTTTGCAAGGGAAGACATGACTTTAAATTTCCACTACTGAATAGGTTATGGGTAGTAGATTGTCCCATGATGGAAACTTTCTCAAATGGTGTGTTGAATGTACCAAGACTCAGAAGAGTACATGTACATCAGCAAGACTGGAATGAATGGCATTGGAATGGTGACATTAACACTACTATAAGAAAATATGTATCAAAAAATGGTAATGTGTAA
- the LOC123896434 gene encoding probable disease resistance protein At1g62630 yields MLNEIMMELKNPNNSIIGVYGMGGVRKTKLVEQLAWQAKNELRQRISNEKSILIILDDIWGKLDLTEVGIPFGDDHKGCKLLVTSRSLNVLNSNMDIRKEFRLEVLLVSERTEVTILIYWFIWTGSPRHWGTILALLGVGLR; encoded by the exons ATGTTGAACGAGATTATGATGGAATTGAAGAATCCTAACAACTCCATTATTGGGGTGTATGGGATGGGTGGTGTGCGTAAGACAAAACTTGTGGAGCAGTTAGCTTGGCAAGCAAAGAATGAG TTACGTCAAAGGATAAGCAATGAGAAGAGCATTCTCATTATTCTTGATGACATTTGGGGTAAACTTGATTTGACAGAAGTGGGGATTCCCTTTGGTGATGATCACAAAGGATGCAAGTTGTTGGTGACATCGAGAAGCCTTAACGTGTTGAACTCTAATATGGACATTCGGAAAGAATTTAGACTTGAAGTTTTACTTGTTTCAGAAAGAACTGAAGTCACTATTCTTATTTATTGGTTCATTTGGACCGGATCTCCTCGTCACTGGGGGACTATTTTAGCTTTATTGGGGGTTGGGCTTAGATAA